From a single Centropristis striata isolate RG_2023a ecotype Rhode Island chromosome 14, C.striata_1.0, whole genome shotgun sequence genomic region:
- the LOC131985417 gene encoding uncharacterized protein LOC131985417, producing MGSRCSKAEQCDPNSPIIQQMKKKYGPECCECLPYWIKKYRFPKGGSLSKNQLEQLRTNLQTAKDELMKKGKVKTEKIKELEKHVECLNVWEDECEHRERKQGFKTMTLLKAEEESQTDKVAKSKIKSKSSLYPSLTGHGGGPLSSDTLLDLPPPFNPPADAASPQRQPPPTPPVTSPPTSSAPSSARDPQSPQLPLTLTPHPGPRLALWDPNNPLPQPAFSPIADHTRSHDRKDDTGRGGETFTLPMVQVMGHEGAAGYVYRPWTVADLLQAAEHLPKATQGGQVLGDAVMAFIRDFTPTSSEMGRVMMRKLSGADFAKIRRHFTDHVQPSTIDWQTAADGDGRNAQDVAYRRWMEGLVTSIKEAFPLHSDLSKVNACTQKADETPEDYVHRLQQVFDDHSGIPKPRNFPGDQMSAYESLLKQQLLNGLSTDVCLAVKDSCIGHNESSVRLADVVRHANHAYKRLQEKTEAEKKTRKDTAHRAQLQLLHQQTQQPQRGRGHYDPNICFNCGGTGHWARDCPYPKANRGRGRGGHGGPPGGDGGHLSQTQASD from the coding sequence ATGGGTTCCCGATGCAGTAAAGCTGAACAATGTGATCCAAACAGTCCGATAAtacaacaaatgaaaaagaaatatgGCCCTGAATGTTGTGAATGCTTGCCATAttggataaaaaaatacagGTTCCCCAAAGGGGGATCCCTGAGCAAAAATCAGTTGGAACAATTACGAACAAATTTACAGACAGCAAAAGATGAGTTGATGAAAAAAGGCAaagttaaaactgaaaaaatcaaAGAACTTGAGAAACATGTGGAATGTCTGAATGTGTGGGAGGATGAATGTGAGCACAGGGAAAGAAAGCAGGGCTTTAAAACCATGACACTGTTAAAAGCTGAAGAGGAATCACAAACAGATAAAGTTGCAAAATCAAAGATTAAATCCAAGTCTTCTCTGTATCCTTCTCTAACAGGTCATGGTGGCGGGCCTCTGAGCAGCGACACTCTCCTCGATCTGCCCCCCCCCTTCAACCCGCCTGCTGACGCCGCCTCCCCTCAAAGACAGCCTCCTCCAACCCCTCCAGTGACATCACCACCGACCAGCAGTGCCCCCAGCAGCGCCAGAGACCCACAATCACCACAGCTGCCTCTGACTTTGACTCCACACCCAGGCCCAAGGCTAGCTCTGTGGGACCCAAACAACCCACTCCCACAGCCTGCCTTCTCCCCAATCGCTGACCACACTAGGTCCCATGACAGGAAGGATGACACCGGCAGGGGAGGAGAAACATTCACACTCCCAATGGTCCAAGTGATGGGACATGAAGGCGCAGCTGGTTATGTCTACCGCCCGTGGACTGTAGCCGACCTGCTCCAAGCAGCTGAACACCTCCCTAAAGCCACACAGGGAGGTCAAGTCCTCGGTGACGCAGTGATGGCCTTTATCAGAGACTTTACACCAACTTCCAGTGAAATGGGCCGCGTTATGATGAGGAAGCTGTCCGGAGCAGACTTTGCTAAGATCAGACGACACTTCACTGACCACGTCCAGCCCTCCACCATTGACTGGCAGACTGCTGCAGATGGTGATGGCAGAAATGCACAGGATGTTGCATACAGACGATGGATGGAAGGCCTCGTTACAAGCATCAAAGAAGCTTTCCCTCTTCACAGCGATCTCTCCAAGGTCAACGCCTGCACCCAGAAAGCTGATGAGACCCCTGAAGACTATGTCCACCGACTGCAACAAGTGTTTGATGACCACAGTGGCATCCCTAAACCACGTAACTTCCCAGGGGACCAGATGTCAGCATATGAGAGCCTCCTGAAGCAGCAGCTCCTGAATGGACTTTCAACAGATGTCTGCCTGGCTGTGAAAGATTCCTGCATTGGTCATAATGAGTCCTCTGTCCGACTGGCCGACGTGGTAAGACATGCTAACCACGCCTACAAGCGCTTGCAGGAAAAGACTGAAGCTGAGAAGAAGACAAGGAAAGATACTGCCCATCGAGCCCAGCTGCAGCTTCTCCACCAGCAGACCCAGCAACCACAACGTGGACGTGGCCACTACGACCCCAACATCTGCTTTAACTGTGGTGGGACTGGACATTGGGCTAGAGACTGTCCCTATCCCAAAGCCAACCGTGGGCGCGGACGCGGAGGACATGGGGGACCGCCTGGAGGCGACGGTGGACACCTGAGCCAGACACAGGCCTCAGACTGA